CAGGCCTGAGCTCAGAAGTTTTTGTCTGTTGAGCAGGCAGTAGCTCGCTCACATTCTCTGATCCAGAATAGCGGGCatttattttgtctattattaTTCTCTCCTCTCAAGTTTGTGGCTTTTTCACTCTCATGGCTGTCTCTTGCCACTACGATCTTTTAAATATGTCATCTGGTTGCCTCTAGTGGAGATTGATTGTTGTCCCTATGAGTGGAGGTTCCAATTCAAAAGGAAACAAAGATGTTCCTTCCTAGAAAATAGAGTGATGTTGGATGTTGTgtttaaaagattatttttcttatctaTGTTATCTCGTATGCACACAATCCTGCAACTCAAGAGTTGACTCCCCTGCTAATTCTAGGTGTGATCGGGAAATTGATAACATTGACCACATCAATATGTTGGTAGACATCCAATTATTAAAGCTAATGTAAGGTGCAGGTCTAGTTAAGTTGAACCAGGCCTGACTAATTAAGATGGGCTAGAATAGCTATAGCTAGGATTGTATAGAgtttaaactaaataaatagaatATGAGTGGGTAAGGTAGGCAGTCAGTTATTTTGTTAGGAATCCAGTTGGTTAAGGAGAGGTCTGGCTCTCAAATCCATGTCATCGTTAGAAACTGTCAAGCCTACTGCCTAATGCATTTCTATGTAACTCAGACTCAGTGTAACATTTGTTTCCTAAGAATATTATATGTATTCTACagtaaaaatatgtttttcttaTTTACCAGTTCTCCCGGAAATGAAGAATGACTTCCACTCTGCAAGCCTGGCTGCTTCAAAGGCAGTGAAGGAGTCTCCCAGTGGGATTTTTGCAAACTAGGATCTGATATAGATGCTGCAGTGCTGTATTCATGCCCAAGAGTTTTCTCATAAACAGTGTGTTTCACAAGCTCTTCCCAAGGAGTTGAAGGGTTATAACTTTGATCACCTGATGTTCCTCTTAGAACATCAAATCCAAGTTGATCATCACCATGGTTTACAGTATCAAATCCGAGCTGATCATTACCATGGTTTAGAGAACTGgtacataaataaaaaagagatgTGAGAATGAATAGCAATAGACAAAGCTGAATACATCAAAAGATGGAAACGGAAAAGAAAATGCCTGGCATCTGGAAACTGAACCAAAGAATCATCTACAGCTGCAGATTTCATCTCCAAGCCACTTCTAGAAAGATTATTAGGTGCCAAATTTGCAGAAGATGCAGAATTATTGCCACCCTTGTATGTACCAAAACTCAAATGTGAACACTCGGCAGCCAAGGCTTGTAAATGATTCGGAAGAACCACTACATCCTCAGATGATGGCGCTTTTAGGTGAGATTCCTCCATACTTAACTGCTGGAGATCCAAAGCAACAGATGACACACCTACAAGGACATCCCCTTAGAAATTTATCAGAATGAAGGCAATTCATGACCTGCTCCTCCTTAAGAGAAAAGGGTGAAAAAAATCTATAGTATGTGAATTTTGAATTGCTTGCTCATTtgtgcttttataaaaaaaaaacctaaaagaATTGACCATTTACGAAAAGCataaacatgaaaaaatagaaatCCTTTGCATTTGGGTCAACAACAACTGAATAAAGGACTTGTCCAATTAGCACACATTCAGAAGCtatttttatatgcaaaatCAAATAAGCTATAGAAATGCTCTTCCAAATGACTTTTATTTACTGAATAGTAAGAAACTATAGCTTTTGGAAAAAGCAATATCATATAGAAATATGTACCCATGCTGAACACATCACTGAAATTTTATACAGATCTAGTGTAGTTGTATTCTATAACTCttagcttttattttttaagttaccATATATCAAAATAGATGAGAATTTCACAATATTTAGAATAAATGGTAGCATTTCACCATGATTCGTGCAAACAAGATTTAATGCCATAATCATTatttgacagaaaaataaagatcGGGGTTATTATAAATCTAAAACTTAAGCCACAGTAGATTACCTTCACGATGCTTATGAGAACTACAAAAATCGGAGGTAGTTGTATTCTCTAAATTAGAAGCAGAATCAATTTTTTCAGAAATACCATTATCCCTAGCAATCTCCCCCCATGAAACTTGAGTTGCATCTAGTTCACTGTTCCTGTGTAAACTTAACTCAGTAACATGCAAGTTAGGATGCTCAAATGGACCATTAACATTTGATGAAGACATATTTAGTGCGCTTGCATTTCCAGTGAATGGTTGTTCAGCTACAGGCCACTCATCGTGGAGACCTTGTTGCTCAGAACTATTTTGACAGGGCAGACTGAAGCTTGAATCTGATTTTCCAGATGATGAAACTCCTAATGAATTACAATTGTTATGTGAAACAACGTCTTGAGATGTTCTGCCCATTCTAACGACGTCTGCCATTGAAAGATGTCCTTTGCTCACTCCTACCGACCAGGGTTGAGGTGCTGGAGACACTTGGGCAGTATCTGACATGGAAACACCTGTTCCTAATGACTGTCTTCCATTATCGGTATTTGAAGAATCACtgcaccaatttttttaaaagtatgaGGAAAATACTTACAgtttatttacaaaaataatcaCAAGTCACAACAACATTCTAATGGTAGTGATATCAATAAGTCATGCAAACAAATGAAGAGTTTGGTTGTTGTCACTAACATACGATAGCAGTAACAGATACCTCCCACAACCTGTATTTCAAATGTCAAACAAACAGTTGCGGTAGCTGGCATAACCGCTAATTGCAACTCTCAGCATTTCTAAATTAAACACAAGAGTGAAAGATAGTGTCCATGAGGAGTGTTTCTAACTTAGGGGAAATAATTAAACATCCTTGAAGTCGTCAAATTCCTCCAGTCATCAATCATAAAATTCCCTGATGATTCAAATGGGGCCACTGATCTTTTCAACAACAATATGAACAATGGTAATCGCATGAAAACCGAGAGAGAGCGACAGTGTTGTCAATTGTGGATTGCAGTaatgatttgttcaaattcctcTACGTTGCAACACTATAGTGCTGCTATAGTCACTGTTTGGCAACAATTTGTACTAAATAACATAATGCAGAACAAGaggaatttgttcaaattctgctatgctATAGCTGCTATTTGAAAACATTGGATAGTGACAAAGAGAATATCGACAAAGTGATACCATGACAATCATCATCAAAATCACTAAAAGGATATTCTCAACACGTGGCATGTTTCATGGAATAAATTAATATCAAACCATACGCCATCAGTAGCAAAGTCAATGCCAAATTAAATACTACAATATTGAACTTTTCTGCACATAGTGAGTAGTGGAAGACGTAACCAATGCACAAACTGACCCAACATCTTGTTTGTCAACCGATTTACCGTTTTCTGATGTGACATACATTCAAAACTATAGTGCTGCTATAGTctctatttgacaaaaaattgtactaaatagcatatTGCAGTACAAAagcgatttgttcaaattccgctatgtTATAGCCGCAATTTGACAATATCGGATAGCGACAAAATGATACCATATACGACAATCACCATCAAAATCACTAACGGAACATTCTCAACACGTGGCATGTCTCATGGAATAAACTAACATCAAACCACACACCATCAATAGTAAAATTATGCATTAATAAAGGTAACgccaaattaaataataaagaataCTCACGATATTGAACTTTTCGGCACATAATGAGTTTTGGAAGACGTAACCGATGCATAAGCTGACCCGACATCTTGTTTGTCAACTGATTTTCCGTTTTCTGACATTCGTTGCACACATTCGACAACATAAGACAGTGCAATATTAAAAACGAATGTCAACATTATACCATACATTATTAAATGTTCCATATTCAAAGAAGATACCCTTATAAGTCACATGCGAAAATCCACTTTGTGAAACACCAGGATCACTGCCAATGCCAATTTTGCCTTTCCTAGTCCACCCGGTACTATTACCCCTCGTCCTCGAATCTGAAGCCTCCTTCCCCTAAATTCAAAATACATACACACATTATTCATCATCACATTATATACTCAAATCCAATCTCATATCACTGTCAATGTCAATATAACTTAATCAAATtacctcttttcttttttcacgTTTGCTTCTCACCTCATGAAACGTAtctacaattaaaattaaaatgttgtACACTTATTACAATgacatttacaaaaaaaaaaatcacaggAAAATAAACAAGCATAAACAAATccatcaaaaaaatataaaataaactcaGAAATCACTTTCTTTACTCTCAAAAAATCGCAagaaaacatcaaaatcaaaaaatcaaaaaacgAAGTCAACGATTCTATCATCATCACTAATTTTTCTTCCCTGTAACAAAAAACAAGATACACTCCAATGCAACAACGAATGTTAGTTACGTAACCGAACGAAAACAcgttagtgaaaaaaaaaatccaaaaatcaaacaaaaataaagaaaaacgtCGCAACCTTGAGAGAGAAGCTTTTCGACGGCGAGATTAGGGTCCATATTAGAGTCTTTAAGAGCGTCTAAGATCTCTTGTTCCGGACGATTAACGACCTCTTTAACCGTCGCAACCGTTTTGGGTAAATCTTTCACCGCCGCCGTCTTACCGCCGTTAAGAAAAGTTTCACTCCCCATTCCGCCGTAGTTTATAATCGGCGATTATCAAAAACCTTTTTTCCACTAAAATCGCTTTCGTTCTATCGCGCTTTTTGATAAATAAGCGGTTTTTCACTTTTGCTTTGTGGACTGTGATAGAGTagtgtgttgtgttgtgttgtgtttacAAAGTATATATCAACACTAGAGATTGGGCCGCGTTATTGTTACTGTCTGTGGTTTCTTTTTACGTCACAGCCCATGtaatttgttgattattttttgACACCTGTGTAGGGTTTTGATCAGGTTAGTCACAGTCGTGTCTTTgtaagatttttattttattttttaagaatattttttttattttttgttcccGTTACGTGGTGTTGTTTCTTTAGAATAAAAAGGGAAAGTTctgtccccatgagcttagctcaattggttgggacatcagcattttatatgcaggagccagggttcgaaccctggacactccacttatccatctttaaaaggtggaatttcaagccactaggctacctgaccaaaaaaaaaagaaaagggaaagttctgttcttttctttcttttaacaggggtagaaattttttattgagtcgaattttgtgatagttttgtttttgtcttttgtGTCTAAGGAGATATGTGACCAAAAGGATAATATATGATTATATGGATTTAATTTGTTTGGGTTAATGGGGTGTAATTTGTTTTTACACATGGATCGAATCAAATTCCACATGTAAAAATTTGAGGATATTTTAATAATGGAAAATGCTGATTTGTACGATGGTATCTAGCGAAGAAAGACAAGAATGATTTCTGGCCTTTGATATACATAATAACCTCCCCATGTTTTCCATTAGATATGCTGTAACCGTTTagcatttttttattacaagGAACCATGTGAAATTCTTGCCTTTCGTGTGCACTTTCTTCGTACTATTTAGCAATActctttaataatttaatttatatttttagtcaaaaaagagtgatatattttttttttaaattaagtaaaaaatttgcgtaaaaaaaaattgagtcaaatatatatatgtatttttgaagatttttaaaaaaggaactttaagtaaaaaaaaaaaaaagaaaaggaactTTATccagtcaaaaaaaaattatttttctttgaaaaataaaataatacttcatccggtcctatatataagaaaattttgattttttacaTTTATTGTAAAACTGGTGTATCTAGATagtaatatagtctaaatacatcaattttacaatgaatctaaaaaataaaatgtttcttatatataggaccggatggagtaacaattattttttgggttttgaagattttttaaGAAAGTACTTCatatagtcaaaaaaaaattatttgttttttttttaacgagaCAAACTTAATGCATTTTATTAATCActaaaagttcaatacatgaatGAAGGGgcaatctcaaatctatggacaCTAGTCCAGGAATTGGCCGCCCTAACTAgcgtatgagcaaccaaattcaaTTGTCTCCTactaaacttaacttcaaagtttgcACAAGATAACATAATAACAAGGATAGtttcattaacgattgaaagaaactTTGAAATGTCTCGCATCTTGGTACGAATTGCCTCAACCAACACTTGAGGGTCACCTTCGAATTGAACCCGTTCAAAGCCCCTATACTTAGCTTCATTCATGACTTGCAATAATGTTCACGTTTCACCCTCCTCCGTTGATAAAATCATTTGTTGCCACTGTGTGAATCCAGCAGTAAACTCACCAGAGCTATTACGAAAACAAACACCTgataaatttaattgttttgaacaataaaataataaaatttgttttggtGAATTTGTGgctaatatattttatgtaaaaAGCTTAGGTAATTTTAGTTTAAGAGTTGGAAAAAGCTTTGAAATTTTGAGTGTTAAATAAGATATTCACATATTATTCATTAACAATGTTTTAATATTTGTATTGAAATGTTCACATCTGAATTGAGCATGCAATAATTCTTATAATGGAgaatttattgtttatttaatCTCAATTCGAGTAATTAATCTATATAGTAGCGTTACAATCAATTAGGATAAGATATTTGAATCAACatttgtatatataaaaaaaattacattatcaATCTATACAAATCTAAGATACCTCTTCCGAATTCAAATTTGAGAGCTTGCAGTTATGTGTGAGTTTCAGTAACGTGTGTCATTTCatttataaacacacataaaaaaaCTCaagcattattttttattttttacaaaaactcaaGCATTATTTTGGTTGTCTTTTAAAACAACTTAATTTGATGTGTAGTAatgtaatttaaaatttatttcctCTTGGAAAactcaattttcattttcaatttttttttttttttttttttgcgccTATTGTTGTTGCTACTATTCATTTATCCTCATATTAGAAAACAATTCATTCCTTAGACTTAATTTCAAACTTCACATATTTTCTCAGCATATAGGATACCAAAATTCAACATGTATGATCTCAGCCTGATCCTGTTTGCAACTTCTACAAGCTCAAATAGTCAAATTGATGACCACATCCTAATACTGTTGATGGTAATATGAAACTTAACAATTAATATATAGCTTTGAAAActgaattttagtatttttttaataatatgtaaATCTTTAAATATATCACTTGATGACCACatgaaaaagaacaaagaaacagttctgaaaaattattataaataattatattgaaCAACAAAATATGAAGTTTTagtaatcaaatcaaatttgaaCAATTCAAAGATTCTTTGTTAAGTTTTCTAACTTGTTGGAGATTTCTTCTTTACTAGACATTCTATATAATCAGACTCCATTTTGCaatttgacaaatatatataatttagcAACTACACTTGCATTTGAATAAGCTCTTGTGCTCTTGTTCAATCAAACATGGTGACTTTTACTTCACAAATTTTAATGCTTTTGCTTCTACTTTTATCTTCAATCATATTCAACAAAGGTGTGTCGACTTGCAATGAGAAAGATCAACGGACGctcttaattttcaaaaaagGAATCATTGATCATTTCGGACGCCTTTCAACATGGTCAAGTGAAGAAGATTGTTGTGTGTGGAAAGGAGTTCAATGTGACAACAACACTGGCAGAGTTACGAAGCTTGATCTTTCACCGCcttatgaagaaaaaacatacaaCTCTTTAGAAGGTGAgatcaattttgtttttctagaACTTGAGTTTTTGAATTATGTGGACTTGAGGGAGAATGAATTCGATATGATAAGAATTCAACCTATTCATTACAATGTCACATATGCCTCTAAACTTCGTTACCTTGATTTATCTTGGAACGCCTATGATATTCACATAGATAATATTCACCGGGTTTCTGAACTTTCTTCCTTGAAGTATCTAAACCTCAATGGAGTCGATCTTCACAAAGAAACCGACTGGCTTCAAGTGTTTTCTATGTTTCCTTCGCTATTAGAGTTATACTTAAAAGATTGTAACTTGAACTACATTAGTCCATCTCTTAAGTATATGAATATTACTTCACTTGAAACCCTTGATCTTTCTCTAAACAACTTCAACTTTGAATTGCCTAAAGGATTGTTTAATCTCACCAAAGATATATCCTACCTTGACTTTTCATCAAGCAAAATACATGGTGAATTACCTTTAAGCTTATCAAACCTTGTAAATTTGACATACTTGGATCTATCCTATAACCAACTCAAAGGATCAATTCCAAGTTGGATAGGCCAATTAAGTAATTTGCAACACATTGATTTTTCCTACAACATGTTTTTAGGTTCCATTCCTTCAACTCTAGGGAATCTCTCATCCTTAGTTTCCTTATATATTGGCTCTAATTTTTTCTCAGGTGTAATATCTGAAAAAACATTTTCCAAACTTTTGAACTTAAAAGATCTAGACTTGAGCAATTCCACTTTTGCATCCCATTTTGATCCTAAATGGAATCCTCCTTTTCAACTCAATAGACTTTCTTTAGCAAATACAAAGCAAATCTCCAACTTTCCATCATGGATATACACACAAAAATCATTGCAAGTTCTTGACTTATCAAACGTAGGAATTTCATCGACGGATGGGAATAAGTTTTTGAGTTTTGCAGGAAGAATATCAAATCTTCGTTTGTCCAATAACTCAATCAGTGGAGACATATCGAATGTAACGTTAAATTCTTCCTATATAGCAATAGACCGAAATAATTTCACAGGAGAGCTCCCACATATATCACCAAAGGCCGAACTCATTGATTTGTCTTACAACTCCTTCTCAGGATCGATTCCTCGTGATTGGGATAACATGAAATATTTGATAGATATTAACCTATGGAGTAATAGGTTAGCTGGTGAAGCTCTAATTCACCTCTCAAACTTGAAGCGATTGAGAGTTATAAACCTTggaaaaaatcaattttctggAATGATACCGATTAACTTGCCGCAAAAGTTACAGGTGATCATATTGAGAGATAATCAATTTGAAGGAAATATTCCAGCACAAGTATTCAATCTATCTTCTCTTTTTCACTTGGATCTTGCACATAATAATCTTTCGGGATCTATACCTCAAAGTGTCTATAACATGACTCCAATGATTATAGGTACTATCAACTATATTGCAGGTTTTCGACTAAATTTATTTACGAAAGGGGAAGAATATGAGTTTGAATCATATATCTTAAGGCAAACTATTGACCTTTCAGCGAACAACTTGTATGGAGAAATTCCATTAGAATTATTTCGCCTTATTCAAGTTCAAACAATAAATTTATCTCATAATAATTTGAGTGGAACAATACCTGAGATGATTAAAGGTATGAAAAATCTAGAATCTCTTGACCTCTCCAATAATAAGTTTTCTGGTGAAATTCCTCAAAGCATGACATTCTTAACTTTCCTAAGTTTTTTGAACCTATCCTACAATGATTTTATTGGGAGAATTCCAGTAGGGACTCAACTTCAAAGTTTTGATGCATCTAGCTATAATGGGAATCGAGAACTATGTGGAGCTCCTCTTAAAAAGTGTGTTATAGAAGAAGATCCTACGCGTACAAATCCATCTATGGAGaatgaagaagacgacgactCTTTAAGAGAATCATTGTATCTAGGATTAGGAGTTGGATTTGCAGCAGGCTTTTGGGGTATTTGTGGTTTATTATTCTTAGTTAGCAAATGGAGACATATGTTTCTTGATAGAATGACAGATAAACTTTATGTTACTTTGATGGCAAAGAAGAATTGTTCTCACAAAACTTAGGGTGTAGTTGAGGCATGTATGTGTGTATATATTGTCCTACTATAAGTCTACTTGTTACTAGAAATTAAATCAGACCAAAGGAAAATTGTGTTAGACACTATGTTCTAAGGGTGAGTGATATGCACAATATTTTACTTGATACTGAGTTTAAATAATTCATCCATTTCCCTATCATATTCTCAACAATTTGAAATGTGAGGAAGAATCATAACTTCACTTAATACT
This portion of the Trifolium pratense cultivar HEN17-A07 linkage group LG3, ARS_RC_1.1, whole genome shotgun sequence genome encodes:
- the LOC123917234 gene encoding receptor-like protein EIX2, with the protein product MVTFTSQILMLLLLLLSSIIFNKGVSTCNEKDQRTLLIFKKGIIDHFGRLSTWSSEEDCCVWKGVQCDNNTGRVTKLDLSPPYEEKTYNSLEGEINFVFLELEFLNYVDLRENEFDMIRIQPIHYNVTYASKLRYLDLSWNAYDIHIDNIHRVSELSSLKYLNLNGVDLHKETDWLQVFSMFPSLLELYLKDCNLNYISPSLKYMNITSLETLDLSLNNFNFELPKGLFNLTKDISYLDFSSSKIHGELPLSLSNLVNLTYLDLSYNQLKGSIPSWIGQLSNLQHIDFSYNMFLGSIPSTLGNLSSLVSLYIGSNFFSGVISEKTFSKLLNLKDLDLSNSTFASHFDPKWNPPFQLNRLSLANTKQISNFPSWIYTQKSLQVLDLSNVGISSTDGNKFLSFAGRISNLRLSNNSISGDISNVTLNSSYIAIDRNNFTGELPHISPKAELIDLSYNSFSGSIPRDWDNMKYLIDINLWSNRLAGEALIHLSNLKRLRVINLGKNQFSGMIPINLPQKLQVIILRDNQFEGNIPAQVFNLSSLFHLDLAHNNLSGSIPQSVYNMTPMIIGTINYIAGFRLNLFTKGEEYEFESYILRQTIDLSANNLYGEIPLELFRLIQVQTINLSHNNLSGTIPEMIKGMKNLESLDLSNNKFSGEIPQSMTFLTFLSFLNLSYNDFIGRIPVGTQLQSFDASSYNGNRELCGAPLKKCVIEEDPTRTNPSMENEEDDDSLRESLYLGLGVGFAAGFWGICGLLFLVSKWRHMFLDRMTDKLYVTLMAKKNCSHKT
- the LOC123917232 gene encoding uncharacterized protein LOC123917232 isoform X2, which gives rise to MGSETFLNGGKTAAVKDLPKTVATVKEVVNRPEQEILDALKDSNMDPNLAVEKLLSQDTFHEVRSKREKRKEGKEASDSRTRGNSTGWTRKGKIGIGSDPGVSQSGFSHVTYKENGKSVDKQDVGSAYASVTSSKTHYVPKSSISDSSNTDNGRQSLGTGVSMSDTAQVSPAPQPWSVGVSKGHLSMADVVRMGRTSQDVVSHNNCNSLGVSSSGKSDSSFSLPCQNSSEQQGLHDEWPVAEQPFTGNASALNMSSSNVNGPFEHPNLHVTELSLHRNSELDATQVSWGEIARDNGISEKIDSASNLENTTTSDFCSSHKHREGVSSVALDLQQLSMEESHLKAPSSEDVVVLPNHLQALAAECSHLSFGTYKGGNNSASSANLAPNNLSRSGLEMKSAAVDDSLVQFPDASSLNHGNDQLGFDTVNHGDDQLGFDVLRGTSGDQSYNPSTPWEELVKHTVYEKTLGHEYSTAASISDPSLQKSHWETPSLPLKQPGLQSGSHSSFPGELHNNSNSAHQDLLAFLLAQSRARHINAGPPINNLPLSVSEDMEPGTLALHNRPTPTQGFTVQHNKHFQQLPDMTAYHYLPQNQSYMTAIDSQRAFSDNTAYNRYPANMNYNNLPQNRNEFLMSRLPPSTAGDAHGYGNLDSSFYHPGNLMSNPSVGNMTPSSNFNEILPSQYIGGHNMSSIQPQDSFSQWDYGPKSLSPFLPEKTQYNFMGQSSQASLSQYASPQYSEFHPSWNQIPEEHKQSGSVPDLLPRQLHQFWQHNH
- the LOC123917232 gene encoding uncharacterized protein LOC123917232 isoform X3: MGSETFLNGGKTAAVKDLPKTVATVKEVVNRPEQEILDALKDSNMDPNLAVEKLLSQDTFHEVRSKREKRKEGKEASDSRTRGNSTGWTRKGKIGIGSDPGVSQSGFSHVTYKENGKSVDKQDVGSAYASVTSSKTHYVPKSSISDSSNTDNGRQSLGTGVSMSDTAQVSPAPQPWSVGVSKGHLSMADVVRMGRTSQDVVSHNNCNSLGVSSSGKSDSSFSLPCQNSSEQQGLHDEWPVAEQPFTGNASALNMSSSNVNGPFEHPNLHVTELSLHRNSELDATQVSWGEIARDNGISEKIDSASNLENTTTSDFCSSHKHREGVSSVALDLQQLSMEESHLKAPSSEDVVVLPNHLQALAAECSHLSFGTYKGGNNSASSANLAPNNLSRSGLEMKSAAVDDSLVQFPDASSLNHGNDQLGFDTVNHGDDQLGFDVLRGTSGDQSYNPSTPWEELVKHTVYEKTLGHEYSTAASISDPSLQKSHWETPSLPLKQPGLQSGSHSSFPGELHNNSNSAHQDLLAFLLAQSRARHINAGPPINNLPLSVSEDMEPGTLALHNRPTPTQGFTVQHNKHFQQLPDMTAYHYLPQNQSYMTAIDSQRAFSDNTAYNRYPANMNYNNLPQNRNEFLMSRLPPSTAGDAHGYGNLDSSFYHPGNLMSNPSVGNMTPSSNFNEILPSQYIGGHNMSSIQPDSFSQWDYGPKSLSPFLPEKTQYNFMGQSSQASLSQYASPQYSEFHPSWNQIPEEHKQSGSVPDLLPRQLHQFWQHNH
- the LOC123917232 gene encoding uncharacterized protein LOC123917232 isoform X1, producing MGSETFLNGGKTAAVKDLPKTVATVKEVVNRPEQEILDALKDSNMDPNLAVEKLLSQDTFHEVRSKREKRKEGKEASDSRTRGNSTGWTRKGKIGIGSDPGVSQSGFSHVTYKENGKSVDKQDVGSAYASVTSSKTHYVPKSSISDSSNTDNGRQSLGTGVSMSDTAQVSPAPQPWSVGVSKGHLSMADVVRMGRTSQDVVSHNNCNSLGVSSSGKSDSSFSLPCQNSSEQQGLHDEWPVAEQPFTGNASALNMSSSNVNGPFEHPNLHVTELSLHRNSELDATQVSWGEIARDNGISEKIDSASNLENTTTSDFCSSHKHREGVSSVALDLQQLSMEESHLKAPSSEDVVVLPNHLQALAAECSHLSFGTYKGGNNSASSANLAPNNLSRSGLEMKSAAVDDSLVQFPDASSLNHGNDQLGFDTVNHGDDQLGFDVLRGTSGDQSYNPSTPWEELVKHTVYEKTLGHEYSTAASISDPSLQKSHWETPSLPLKQPGLQSGSHSSFPGELHNNSNSAHQDLLAFLLAQSRARHINAGPPINNLPLSVSEDMEPGTLALHNRPTPTQGFTVQHNKHFQQLPDMTAYHYLPQNQSYMTAIDSQRAFSDNTAYNRYPANMNYNNLPQNRNEFLMSRLPPSTAGDAHGYGNLDSSFYHPGNLMSNPSVGNMTPSSNFNEILPSQYIGGHNMSSIQPSSFQQDSFSQWDYGPKSLSPFLPEKTQYNFMGQSSQASLSQYASPQYSEFHPSWNQIPEEHKQSGSVPDLLPRQLHQFWQHNH